Proteins encoded together in one Festucalex cinctus isolate MCC-2025b chromosome 8, RoL_Fcin_1.0, whole genome shotgun sequence window:
- the ccdc71 gene encoding uncharacterized protein ccdc71, translated as MADAARGPVVGRPLEFANEEQRAVHSWSRIASAGHSVLLEAVKILSPMSRDLSSTDELVTFLQELSEEGHKATVLRSKDVYGYRSSTNQPLTVDMIKLHSRNVRPPSKKRRRVRVKKREVHPSWNVLRRGNPRIQGVPPPEQLTDRTVVCSKSPVRTLERPPVQSCLRLTNIKGLSGCHTARLQIQTTWDVPCKTPPAVFLQKQPPPAISGIPLQPSHNGGGASTKAVALFSQKSLSCPIRLDGALIGDSAPVFHANGRAFPQTHTELSSNGWGGGAPRQNGLGPQEVTHPTRQRNRWRDKKRLRWKVVKVDDSRSVDEARCKAQKILQVDLSPVIQIRPLNHVLRDFPCQN; from the coding sequence ATGGCTGACGCAGCGCGAGGTCCTGTGGTCGGCCGGCCGTTGGAATTTGCCAACGAGGAGCAGCGGGCGGTTCACTCCTGGTCCAGAATTGCATCAGCCGGCCACAGTGTCCTGTTGGAAGCGGTGAAGATTCTTAGCCCCATGTCTCGGGATCTGTCCAGCACGGACGAGCTGGTCACGTTCCTGCAGGAACTGAGCGAGGAGGGCCACAAGGCCACCGTGCTGCGTAGCAAGGACGTGTACGGCTATCGCTCGTCCACAAACCAGCCCCTGACGGTGGACATGATCAAGCTGCACAGCCGGAATGTCAGGCCGCCGAGCAAAAAGCGGCGAAGGGTTCGCGTGAAGAAAAGAGAAGTGCACCCGTCCTGGAACGTCTTAAGAAGGGGGAACCCCAGAATCCAAGGAGTTCCACCTCCGGAGCAACTGACGGACCGCACTGTGGTCTGCAGTAAGAGCCCCGTTCGGACTCTGGAGCGGCCCCCGGTGCAGTCGTGCCTCAGACTGACTAATATCAAAGGTCTGTCTGGTTGCCACACAGCCAGACTCCAGATCCAAACCACGTGGGACGTACCCTGTAAGACGCCCCCGGCCGTCTTCTTGCAGAAGCAGCCCCCTCCAGCAATTTCAGGAATACCGTTGCAGCCTTCCCACAATGGTGGCGGGGCGTCCACCAAAGCCGTAGCCTTGTTCAGCCAGAAGAGCCTGTCTTGCCCCATCCGCCTGGACGGAGCGCTCATCGGTGACTCGGCACCGGTATTCCACGCCAACGGCCGAGCTTTCCCACAGACTCACACGGAGCTCAGCAGCAACGGTTGGGGGGGCGGCGCGCCCCGCCAGAATGGACTGGGACCACAAGAAGTGACGCATCCCACCCGGCAGAGAAACCGCTGGCGGGACAAAAAGCGATTAAGGTGGAAGGTCGTGAAGGTAGACGACTCTCGCTCGGTGGACGAAGCCCGATGTAAAGCGCAGAAAATCCTGCAGGTCGACCTCTCTCCCGTCATCCAAATCCGCCCGCTCAACCACGTGCTGAGAGATTTCCCATGCCAGAACTGA